The nucleotide window GCGTAGATAACATAAGACCCGTTCTCAGTCATGGCCCGCCGCGCCCGAGGGTCTTCCCCCCGGGTCTGCCTTGTCACAGAGGAGAGCATCGTCTATCCGGTTCTACCTGATGCAGGTCAGCCCCTTCCTCCAGTGGACGCGCGCTTCGCCGTGCTGTTCGGCGGCGCGATGGTGGCCGCGAACGCGCTCCTCCTGCTTACGTCCAGGCGGCTGCGGGCGATCGGCTAGATTCTCCCTCTCCGCGTTGTGCTATCATCCGCGGCACCCTTTCACATCATCGGAGGTCAACCATGAGGCAGCGCGTCACACGATCACTGTGGATTCTGACCTGCTTCGCCATCATCGCGACGCTCGGGCCGGCAGTCCGGGCCTCCGCCCAGGACAAGCCGCGCTACGGGGGCGAGCTGGTCTTCGTGGTGGCCGCCGAGCCGCCGGGCTTCGACGGGCACCGGGAAGAGACGTTCGCGATGCTCCACCCGGTCGGGCCCCATTACAACACCCTCCTGCGGGTGGATCCCGTCGACAAGACAGGCACGAAGTTCATCGGCGACCTGGCCGAGTCCTGGACCGTCTCCGCCGACAAGCGCACCTACACCTTCAGGCTGCGGCAGGGCGTGAAGTTCCACGACGGCAGCGTGATGTCGTCCAAGGACGTGAAGGCCTCCTACGACAAGATCATCTTCCCCCCGGCGGGCGTCGTCTCGAGCCGCCAGGCCGCCTACAGGGCGGTGGAAGCGGTGGAAGCCCCGACCGCCGACACTATCGTCTTCCGGCTGAAGTGGCCCGAGGCGTCCTTCATCGCCAACCTGTCCTCGCCGTGGAACTGGATCTACAAGGCCGACATCCTCGCCAAGGACCCGCACTGGTACGAGAAGAACGTGATGGGGACGGGGCCCTTCAAGTACGTGGAGTACGTGCGGGGCTCGCACTGGATCGGCAAGAAGAACCCGGACTACTGGGACAAAGGCAAGCCCTACCTCGACGGCTACCGCGCGATCTTCA belongs to Candidatus Rokuibacteriota bacterium and includes:
- a CDS encoding ABC transporter substrate-binding protein gives rise to the protein MRQRVTRSLWILTCFAIIATLGPAVRASAQDKPRYGGELVFVVAAEPPGFDGHREETFAMLHPVGPHYNTLLRVDPVDKTGTKFIGDLAESWTVSADKRTYTFRLRQGVKFHDGSVMSSKDVKASYDKIIFPPAGVVSSRQAAYRAVEAVEAPTADTIVFRLKWPEASFIANLSSPWNWIYKADILAKDPHWYEKNVMGTGPFKYVEYVRGSHWIGKKNPDYWDKGKPYLDGYRAIF